A section of the Streptococcus oriscaviae genome encodes:
- a CDS encoding TIGR02206 family membrane protein → MSDFLTRQQTVPPPISLFWFTIMMLLLVILGYASWKYHDNPRFVKLFRCLQLLQLACLYLWYISYQIPLANSLPFYHCRMAMFALLLCPKGSKVRYYFSLLGLSGAIFALGYPVFDPYDFPHITSFSFLLGHYALYVNSLNDLLQPAKGKILSIKEIVGYTLLMNACLVAVNLLTGGNYGLLSRSPIIQSQDLVLNYVLISAVLIGTLLLFDWIFNHQHLLERLKKQVKN, encoded by the coding sequence ATGAGTGATTTTTTAACGAGGCAGCAAACTGTACCACCGCCTATTTCCTTGTTTTGGTTTACAATCATGATGCTCTTGCTGGTAATTTTGGGCTATGCCAGCTGGAAATACCACGACAATCCGCGATTTGTCAAGCTGTTTCGTTGCTTACAGCTACTTCAGCTAGCCTGTCTTTATTTATGGTACATTTCTTATCAGATTCCATTGGCAAACAGCCTGCCTTTCTATCATTGCCGCATGGCTATGTTTGCCTTGCTCTTATGTCCGAAAGGGTCCAAGGTAAGGTATTATTTTTCTCTGCTCGGGCTTAGTGGTGCGATTTTTGCCTTGGGGTATCCAGTATTTGACCCCTATGATTTTCCGCATATCACCAGTTTTTCATTCTTACTGGGGCACTATGCTCTCTACGTCAACAGTCTAAACGATTTGTTGCAGCCGGCTAAGGGAAAAATCTTGTCGATAAAGGAAATCGTTGGCTACACCTTGCTGATGAATGCCTGTCTGGTTGCTGTCAACCTCCTAACTGGAGGAAATTACGGCCTACTCAGCCGCTCGCCAATTATCCAAAGTCAGGATTTGGTCTTGAATTATGTTCTGATTTCTGCAGTTTTGATTGGTACTCTGCTGCTCTTTGATTGGATTTTCAATCATCAGCACCTGCTAGAGAGATTAAAAAAGCAAGTAAAAAACTAG
- a CDS encoding peptide chain release factor 3: MSVQEEIKKRRTFAIISHPDAGKTTITEQLLYFGGEIREAGTVKGKKTGTFAKSDWMDIEKQRGISVTSSVMQFDYAGKRVNILDTPGHEDFSEDTYRTLMAVDAAVMVVDSAKGIEAQTKKLFEVVKHRNIPVFTFINKLDRDGREPLDLLQELEEVLGIASYPMNWPIGMGKSFEGLYDLHNQRLELYRKEERFANLEDGEQLFGNNPFYAQVLEDIELLQEAGNEFSREAILEGNLTPVFFGSALTNFGVQTFLDTFLEFAPEPHGHKTTEGEVIDPLNKDFSGFVFKIQANMDPRHRDRIAFVRVVSGEFERGMAVNLPRTGKGAKLSNVTQFMAEFRENVENAVAGDIIGVYDTGTYQVGDTLTVGKNKFEFEPLPTFTPEIFMKVSAKNVMKQKSFHKGIEQLVQEGAIQLYKNYQTGEYMLGAVGQLQFEVFKHRMEGEYNAEVVMTPMGKKTVRWIKPEDLDERMSSSRNILAKDRFDQPVFLFENDFALRWFADKYPDVELEEKM, encoded by the coding sequence ATGTCAGTACAAGAAGAAATTAAGAAACGCCGAACCTTCGCGATTATCTCCCACCCGGACGCGGGGAAGACCACCATTACTGAGCAGCTGCTCTATTTTGGGGGAGAAATTCGTGAAGCGGGAACAGTTAAGGGCAAGAAGACGGGAACCTTTGCCAAGTCTGACTGGATGGATATTGAGAAGCAGCGAGGAATCTCGGTGACCTCATCTGTCATGCAGTTTGATTACGCGGGCAAGCGGGTCAATATCCTGGATACGCCTGGACACGAGGATTTCTCTGAGGATACCTATCGGACTCTGATGGCGGTGGATGCGGCAGTTATGGTCGTGGACTCTGCTAAGGGTATCGAGGCCCAGACCAAAAAACTCTTTGAAGTTGTCAAACACCGCAATATCCCTGTCTTTACCTTTATCAACAAGCTAGACCGTGATGGACGGGAGCCGCTGGATCTATTGCAGGAACTGGAAGAAGTGCTGGGTATCGCAAGTTACCCTATGAACTGGCCTATCGGGATGGGGAAATCCTTTGAAGGCCTTTATGATCTCCACAATCAACGCTTAGAACTCTACCGCAAGGAGGAGCGCTTTGCAAACTTGGAGGATGGTGAACAGCTCTTTGGCAACAATCCTTTCTACGCCCAAGTTCTGGAGGATATTGAACTTCTTCAAGAGGCTGGAAATGAATTTTCTAGGGAAGCTATTTTGGAAGGGAACCTGACGCCAGTCTTCTTTGGCTCGGCCCTGACCAACTTCGGTGTGCAGACCTTCTTGGATACTTTCTTGGAATTTGCTCCAGAACCTCACGGCCATAAGACGACTGAGGGAGAGGTGATTGACCCGCTCAATAAAGACTTCTCAGGCTTTGTCTTTAAAATTCAAGCCAATATGGACCCTCGCCACCGCGACCGGATCGCCTTTGTGCGCGTGGTTTCGGGTGAATTTGAGCGCGGAATGGCAGTCAACTTACCTCGTACAGGTAAGGGAGCCAAGCTCTCCAACGTGACCCAGTTTATGGCAGAATTCCGCGAAAATGTGGAAAATGCAGTAGCGGGTGATATTATCGGGGTTTACGATACAGGAACCTATCAGGTAGGTGATACCCTGACCGTTGGAAAAAACAAGTTCGAGTTTGAGCCTCTGCCAACCTTCACCCCAGAAATCTTTATGAAGGTTTCTGCGAAAAATGTGATGAAACAAAAATCCTTCCATAAGGGGATTGAGCAGCTGGTGCAGGAGGGAGCCATTCAGCTCTACAAGAATTACCAAACAGGCGAGTATATGCTAGGTGCTGTCGGCCAGCTCCAGTTTGAAGTTTTTAAACACCGCATGGAGGGCGAGTACAACGCCGAGGTGGTCATGACCCCTATGGGCAAAAAGACTGTCCGTTGGATTAAGCCAGAAGACCTGGATGAGCGTATGTCATCAAGCCGCAACATCCTAGCCAAAGACCGCTTTGACCAACCCGTCTTCCTCTTTGAAAACGACTTTGCTCTGCGCTGGTTCGCGGATAAGTATCCAGATGTAGAGTTGGAAGAGAAGATGTAA
- a CDS encoding PH domain-containing protein — MGLFSGLMGNASQKSNEAVEQELEAILIEGEQVQLAYSLVRDLIVFTDYRLILVDKQGMTGKKASYKSLPYGSISRFTVETSGHFDMDAELKIWISSALEPAEVLQFKSDRNVIDIQKALAAAVLIK, encoded by the coding sequence ATGGGTTTATTTTCAGGTTTGATGGGCAATGCTTCACAGAAATCCAATGAAGCAGTTGAGCAGGAATTGGAGGCAATTTTGATTGAGGGCGAGCAGGTGCAGCTAGCTTACAGTCTGGTTAGGGATTTGATTGTCTTTACAGATTATCGCTTGATTTTGGTTGATAAGCAAGGGATGACCGGCAAGAAGGCTTCCTACAAGTCCTTACCTTACGGTTCTATTTCTCGTTTTACGGTCGAAACATCTGGTCACTTTGATATGGATGCGGAGTTGAAGATTTGGATTTCTTCGGCTCTTGAACCAGCAGAAGTGTTGCAATTTAAGAGTGATCGCAATGTGATTGACATCCAGAAAGCCTTGGCGGCTGCTGTATTGATTAAGTAG